The proteins below come from a single Malus domestica chromosome 03, GDT2T_hap1 genomic window:
- the LOC103427045 gene encoding delta(12)-fatty-acid desaturase FAD2-like, whose product MGAGGNMVTKTKSKKQEATHQKRVPVSKPPFTLSQIKKAIPPHCFNRSLLRSFSYLLYDLALSFLFYHIATSYFHLLPHPLLSYISWPLYWILQGCTLTGVWVIAHECGHHAFSDYQVVDDTVGLVLHSFLLTPYFSWKYSHRRHHSNTASLERDEVFVPKPKSKIPFYNKYFNNPPGRILSILVTLTLGWPLYLAFNASGRDYDRFACHYDPKGPIFSTRERLQIYISDLGIVAVTYVLYRIAMAKGFVWLTCIYGVPLLVVNGFLVLITYLHHTHSSLPHFDASEWDWLRGALSTVDRDFGVLNKVFHNITDSHVVHHLFSTMPHYHAVEATEAVKPVLGEYYSFDGTPVYKALWREAKECLYVELDDEDNGGAKKGVFWYKNKF is encoded by the coding sequence ATGGGAGCTGGGGGGAACATGGTCACCAAAACCAAGTCTAAAAAGCAAGAAGCCACCCACCAAAAAAGGGTGCCAGTCTCAAAACCTCCATTCACTCTAAGCCAAATCAAGAAAGCTATCCCTCCCCATTGCTTCAACCGCTCTCTCCTCCGCTCCTTCTCCTATCTCCTCTACGACCTCGCCTTATCCTTCCTCTTCTACCACATCGCCACCTCATACTTCCACCTCCTCCCTCACCCCCTCCTCTCCTACATCTCCTGGCCTCTCTATTGGATCCTCCAAGGCTGCACCCTCACCGGCGTGTGGGTTATCGCACACGAGTGTGGCCACCATGCCTTCAGTGACTACCAAGTAGTTGATGACACTGTCGGCCTTGTCCTCCATTCATTTCTCCTAACCCCTTACTTCTCGTGGAAATACAGCCACCGCCGCCACCACTCCAACACGGCGTCCCTCGAACGGGATGAAGTATTTGTTCCAAAACCTAAATCCAAAATTCCGTTTTACAACAAGTACTTCAACAACCCTCCAGGCAGGATCTTGAGTATTTTGGTAACACTCACACTCGGTTGGCCTTTGTACTTGGCGTTCAACGCCTCTGGCAGGGACTACGACCGGTTTGCGTGCCACTACGATCCCAAAGGTCCAATATTTTCGACCCGTGAAAGGCTTCAAATTTACATTTCTGATCTTGGGATTGTGGCCGTAACTTATGTGCTCTACCGCATTGCAATGGCCAAAGGGTTCGTTTGGCTTACTTGTATTTATGGAGTCCCATTGCTTGTAGTTAACGGGTTTCTTGTGTTGATCACGTACTTGCATCACACACACTCCTCGCTGCCGCACTTCGACGCGTCGGAATGGGACTGGTTGCGAGGGGCTTTGTCGACGGTGGACAGAGATTTTGGGGTGCTTAATAAGGTTTTCCACAATATAACAGATTCGCATGTGGTTCACCATCTTTTCTCTACAATGCCACATTACCATGCAGTGGAGGCAACAGAAGCAGTGAAGCCTGTCTTGGGAGAGTACTATAGTTTCGATGGGACTCCGGTTTACAAGGCCTTGTGGAGGGAGGCTAAAGAGTGCCTTTATGTTGAGCTGGATGATGAGGATAATGGTGGTGCTAAAAAAGGTGTTTTTTGGTACAAGAACAAGTTTTAA
- the LOC103418665 gene encoding putative disease resistance RPP13-like protein 1 codes for MALVGEALLSGSIQVLCEKIASGEFVDFFRARRLNHPLMDKLKVTLITLHAVLNDAEEKHIVNLAVGMWLDELKHAVFEAEDLVDEIETEALRHEVKDQTKQTQVCNFLSTSRNPFNYKGMNGRIEELFQRLEHLAEQRNRLGLREGIGRMVSQRTPTTSVVEEGFCPYGRDKDQEKLKKLLLLSDNGSSSNFSVVPVVGMGGVGKTTLAQLLYNDEKVKEHFDIHAWVCVSEQYDALRVIKTLTEQITEKSCDISDMNSLEIRLREQVRREQVRDISDMNTLEIRLREQVRGNTFLFVLDDLWNESYDDWGRLRTLFTYGAKGSKVIVTTRSRCVASIVHNTIPIHDLEKLSDNDCWLLLAKHAFRNENSIAHPDLEEVGKKIAHKCNGLPLASKTLGGLLGCNLDYKEWNHILESNFWDLPHSNSVLPSLRLSYHYLPSYLKRCFAYCSIFPKGYELEKENVILLWVAEGLIPQLESGNTMEEVGERYFDELLSRSLFQRPRLDPPRFTMHDLINDLAMFVSGEFCFRLDLEHSQEARKRVRHFSYMRGKFDTSSKFQPLDGVKYLHTFFPVSLAPYDISDDKVYVSNKVQDDFLPTQKYLRVISLSRYQNINQLPNSIGNHIHLRYIDLSHTTIKRLPDTVCTLYNLQTLLLLGCYSLVKLPADMRKLIHLRHLDIGGTRIKKMPVHMGRLKSLRTLTAFVLGKSTGSSIGELRELSHLRGKISILNLQNVVGAIDALLKDKKDLNEVELAWGDDVSDDSVKERYVLERLQPSVNLVKLTIRCYGGISFPSWVGDSSFSNLQVMRLIDCDNCSSLPPVGQLPALKELYVEGMKSVVSVGVELYGGNQTFQSLEKLEFSSMPEWEEWLPSPSGGESPDFPRLKELKLSECPKLRGNLPTHLPSLKTLYVYKCEVLHENRASNTLNTESLRGSLEILTIRGCPGLSLLLESTETLLSLQMLCITSVDIKWLPQMVHNSNRLQSLTLWRCSSLLSFPTNGLPTTLTSLRIISCEKLEFLSREMMATLTSLQSLYLDESCDSLRSFPLGIFPKLSSLEIRVCRNLESLSVEGGADENLSRLNSLIIWGCPNLVSFPDGGLRTPNLTSFRVAYCENLKLLPDRMHTLTALQHLEISSLPNVVSFAQGGLPPNLQSFQICGGSKYFFQMLQSFQILGISKDFFQTLQSFQIFGLSKDFFQTLLNEQLLPATLHTLQISDVSNLKSLDGKGLEHLTSLQHLEISDCESLKFLPKEGFPASLSYLSIWDCPSLKKRYLKKRYEKVARIPCIEIDGEVNIL; via the coding sequence ATGGCTTTGGTTGGAGAGGCTTTGCTCTCCGGTTCGATCCAGGTGCTGTGCGAAAAGATTGCTTCGGGAGAGTTCGTGGACTTCTTCCGGGCAAGAAGACTCAACCATCCGCTCATGGACAAACTGAAGGTGACATTGATTACACTTCATGCAGTGCTCAACGACGCAGAGGAGAAGCATATTGTCAACCTTGCCGTCGGGATGTGGCTTGACGAGCTCAAACATGCTGTGTTCGAAGCCGAGGACTTGGTGGATGAGATCGAGACTGAAGCTTTGCGTCACGAGGTGAAAGATCAGACTAAGCAAACCCAGGTGTGCAACTTCCTCTCTACCTCTCGTAATCCTTTTAATTATAAAGGCATGAATGGTAGGATAGAGGAGTTATTTCAGAGGTTAGAACACCTTGCAGAACAGCGAAATCGCCTTGGCCTTAGAGAAGGTATTGGGCGCATGGTTTCACAAAGAACTCCCACAACTTCTGTAGTTGAGGAAGGATTCTGTCCTTATGGTAGGGATAAGGAtcaagaaaagttaaaaaaactaCTGCTGCTATCTGACAATGGAAGTAGCAGTAATTTTTCTGTAGTCCCTGTAGTCGGAATGGGCGGGGTTGGTAAGACAACCCTTGCTCAACTCCTTTACAATGATGAAAAAGTTAAAGAGCATTTTGACATTCATGCTTGGGTTTGTGTTTCCGAACAGTACGATGCTTTGAGGGTGATTAAGACCCTTACTGAGCAAATCACTGAGAAATCTTGTGATATCTCAGATATGAATTCCCTTGAAATTCGACTAAGGGAACAAGTAAGGAGGGAACAAGTGAGGGATATCTCAGATATGAATACCCTTGAAATTCGACTAAGGGAGCAAGTAAGGGGAAATACATTTTTATTTGTCCTAGATGACCTTTGGAATGAGAGCTATGATGACTGGGGCCGTCTACGAACTCTTTTCACTTATGGGGCGAAGGGAAGCAAGGTCATTGTAACAACAAGGAGTAGATGTGTTGCATCCATCGTGCACAATACTATTCCAATTCATGACTTGGAAAAATTGTCGGACAATGATTGCTGGTTGTTACTGGCAAAACATGCATTTAGAAATGAAAACTCCATTGCACATCCAGACTTGGAAGAAGTTGGTAAGAAAATTGCACACAAGTGCAACGGTTTGCCTTTAGCTTCAAAAACACTAGGGGGTCTCTTAGGTTGCAACCTAGACTACAAGGAATGGAATCACATACTGGAGAGCAATTTTTGGGATCTACCACACAGTAATAGTGTTCTTCCTTCTCTAAGATTGAGTTACCATTATCTTCCAAGTTACTTGAAACGATGCTTTGCTTATTGCTCAATTTTTCCAAAGGGCTATGAATTGGAAAAGGAAAATGTAATTCTACTATGGGTGGCAGAAGGTTTAATTCCACAATTAGAGAGTGGGAATACAATGGAGGAGGTTGGTGAAAGATACTTTGACGAACTGTTATCTCGATCACTGTTTCAAAGACCAAGATTGGATCCACCAAGATTCACCATGCATGATCTCATCAATGACTTGGCTATGTTTGTGTCTGGAGAGTTTTGTTTTAGGTTGGATCTGGAGCATTCACAGGAAGCTCGTAAAAGAGTTCGCCACTTCTCGTATATGAGAGGAAAATTTGATACATCTTCAAAATTTCAGCCATTAGATGGAGTGAAGTATTTGCACACATTCTTTCCAGTGTCTTTAGCACCATATGACATAAGTGACGACAAAGTATATGTAAGCAATAAGGTTCAAGATGATTTTCTGCCAACACAAAAATATTTACGGGTAATATCATTGTCAAGATATCAAAATATCAATCAGTTACCTAATTCCATTGGTAATCACATACACTTGCGCTACATCGATCTCTCTCATACGACAATTAAAAGGTTACCAGATACAGTGTGTACCCTCTACAATTTACAAACACTGTTGTTGTTAGGTTGTTATTCTCTTGTTAAACTGCCTGCAGACATGAGGAAATTAATTCATTTGCGTCATCTTGATATTGGCGGAACTCGCATAAAAAAAATGCCTGTGCATATGGGTAGATTAAAAAGCCTGAGAACACTGACAGCTTTTGTGTTGGGGAAATCTACTGGGTCAAGCATTGGAGAATTGAGGGAGTTGTCGCACCTTAGAGGAAAAATTTCTATCTTGAATCTGCAAAATGTAGTAGGTGCTATTGATGCCTTGCTGAAGGATAAGAAAGATCTCAATGAGGTAGAGTTGGCATGGGGTGATGATGTTTCCGATGATTCGGTAAAAGAGAGATATGTGCTCGAAAGACTACAACCTTCGGTAAATTTGGTGAAACTAACCATTAGGTGTTATGGTGGAATCAGTTTCCCAAGTTGGGTGGGAGACTCGTCCTTCTCCAACTTACAAGTGATGCGTCTCATTGATTGTGATAATTGCAGTTCATTGCCACCAGTTGGTCAGCTACCTGCTCTCAAAGAGTTGTATGTAGAAGGGATGAAATCAGTTGTGAGTGTTGGTGTTGAGTTGTACGGGGGAAATCAAACATTTCAATCTTTAGAGAAGCTAGAGTTTTCAAGTATGCCAGAGTGGGAGGAATGGCTGCCTAGTCCAAGTGGAGGTGAAAGTCCAGACTTTCCTCGTCTTAAGGAGTTGAAATTATCCGAGTGTCCGAAGCTGAGAGGAAACTTGCCCACTCATCTTCCTTCCTTGAAAACACTTTATGTGTACAAATGTGAGGTTCTACATGAAAACAGGGCCAGTAATACCCTGAACACTGAGTCCTTACGAGGATCTCTTGAAATACTGACAATAAGGGGATGCCCGGGTCTCTCATTGTTACTAGAGTCGACGGAGACGCTGCTGTCGCTTCAGATGCTTTGTATTACGTCTGTTGATATTAAGTGGTTGCCGCAAATGGTGCACAACAGCAATCGTCTTCAAAGTTTGACATTATGGAGATGTTCCTCACTCTTGTCGTTCCCTACAAATGGTCTGCCCACCACGCTGACGTCACTCCGAATTATATCCTGCGAGAAATTAGAATTCCTATCACGTGAGATGATGGCCACATTGACTTCCCTTCAGTCTTTGTATCTTGATGAGAGCTGTGATTCTCTGAGGTCGTTCCCTTTGGGCATTTTCCCCAAACTTTCATCTCTTGAAATAAGGGTTTGTCGGAATCTGGAATCCCTTTCTGTTGAAGGAGGAGCAGATGAAAATCTCAGCCGTCTCAACTCCCTGATTATTTGGGGATGTCCAAATCTTGTCTCTTTTCCCGACGGGGGATTGCGCACTCCCAACCTCACTTCCTTTCGAGTCGCTTACTGCGAGAATTTGAAGTTGTTGCCGGACCGAATGCACACCCTCACCGCCCTTCAACATTTGGAGATATCCAGTCTTCCAAATGTGGTGTCATTTGCACAAGGGGGTTTGCCTCCCAACCTACAATCATTTCAGATCTGCGGAGGAAGCAAATATTTCTTCCAGATGTTACAATCATTTCAGATCTTGGGAATAAGCAAAGATTTCTTCCAGACGTTACAATCATTTCAGATCTTCGGATTAAGCAAAGATTTCTTCCAGACGTTGCTCAATGAGCAGCTGCTCCCTGCCACTCTtcacactctccaaatctctGATGTATCGAATCTGAAATCTTTGGACGGAAAGGGACTTGAGCACCTCACTTCTCTTCAACACCTAGAAATTTCAGACTGCGAGAGTCTCAAATTCCTGCCAAAAGAGGGTTTTCCGGCATCTCTTTCTTATCTGAGCATCTGGGATTGTCCTTCTCTGAAGAAGAGGTATCTGAAGAAGCGGTATGAGAAGGTAGCTCGCATTCCTTGCATAGAGATAGATGGAGAAGTCAACATCTTGTGA
- the LOC139194316 gene encoding putative disease resistance protein At3g14460, with amino-acid sequence MKHATSVGVEFYGGISTVSIFREARVLDCCDSLSSFPLGIFPKLSTLGIYGCQNLESLYVEGRAVENLSHLDYLSLRRCPNLVSFPDGGLPTPHLTSFSVWGCKSLKLLPDGMHTLTDYLWIQNLPNLESLAKGGMPRNLQAFWIENCERLRPSEEWGLQGLVSLQEFIITRNKDLLETLLKEHLLPATLLTLKISHLSNLKSLDGKGLGHPTSLQQLEISWCQSLEFLPKEGFPASLSWLSIENCPSLKRSYRNKKGKDWRNISRIPCIKIDDEVTIL; translated from the coding sequence ATGAAACATGCTACGAGTGTTGGTGTTGAATTCTACGGGGGGATATCAACCGTTTCAATCTTTAGAGAGGCTAGAGTTTTGGATTGCTGTGATTCTCTGAGTTCGTTCCCTTTGGGCATCTTCCCCAAGCTTTCAACTCTTGGTATCTATGGTTGTCAGAATCTGGAGTCCCTTTATGTTGAAGGAAGAGCAGTTGAAAATCTCAGCCATCTCGACTACCTGTCTCTCCGGAGATGTCCAAATCTGGTCTCTTTTCCCGACGGAGGATTGCCCACTCCCCACCTGACATCCTTTTCAGTCTGGGGATGCAAGAGTTTGAAGTTGTTGCCGGACGGAATGCACACCCTCACCGACTATTTGTGGATACAAAATCTTCCAAATCTGGAGTCACTTGCAAAAGGGGGTATGCCTCGCAACCTACAAGCATTTTGGATCGAAAATTGTGAGAGACTGAGGCCTTCAGAGGAGTGGGGATTGCAAGGACTTGTCTCTCTTCAAGAATTTATAATCACCAGAAACAAGGACCTGCTGGAGACGTTGCTCAAGGAACATCTGCTCCCTGCCACTCTTCTCACTCTCAAAATCTCTCATCTTTCAAATCTGAAATCTTTGGACGGGAAGGGACTTGGGCACCCCACTTCTCTTCAACAGCTAGAAATTTCATGGTGCCAGAGTCTCGAATTCCTGCCAAAAGAGGGTTTTCCGGCGTCTCTTTCTTGGTTGAGTATCGAGAATTGTCCTTCTCTGAAGAGGAGTTATCGgaacaagaagggaaaagatTGGAGAAACATATCTCGCATTCCTTGCATAAAGATAGACGATGAAGTCACCATCCTATGA
- the LOC139193997 gene encoding nucleolar complex-associated protein 2-like isoform X1, translating to MRELIHQIEANCQFTNERRMSISFLPNDPAAEYFLEVCCLPFRNFFLSCDLGVLCTGMRKSRASPLSKYVATLREIAQQRNASLSESSVLVGEHSSVFGSKGRESDETDDTRDNEGIAAFSLSWLPGKDSKAEPPKDVKKKKRKRKTECQDQVAMDEDIVQVLVLSSDEEDRSLSDTSSADKYGVKKPQLLRSWKARSRNALHCFVVRTWKLCMKFLFDQCEEINLNFFPSYKSII from the exons ATGAGGGAGCTCATTCATCAG ATCGAGGCCAATTGTCAGTTTACAAATGAAAGGCGTATGTCAATTTCTTTTCTCCCAAATGATCCTGCAGCTGAGTATTTCCTTGAGGTCTGCTGTCTGCCCTTCCGTAATTTTTTTCTCTCATGTGATTTGGGagtcttgtgcactgg GATGAGAAAAAGTCGGGCTAGTCCTCTGTCGAAGTACGTTGCAACTCTACGTGAAATAGCCCAACAAAGAAATGCTTCGTTGTCGGAATCCAG TGTTCTTGTGGGCGAGCATTCATCTGTCTTTGGAAGTAAAGGACGAGAAAGCGACGAAACAGATGACACCAGGGACAACGAAGGCATTGCTGCCTTTAGTTTGTCCTGGTTACCAGGAAAGGATTCCAA AGCTGAACCACccaaagatgtgaaaaagaagaaaaggaagcgAAAGACTGAGTGCCAGGACCAAGTAGCCATGGATGAAGATATTGTTCAGGTGTTGGTACTCAGTTCTGATGAAGAAGACAGGTCTTTAAGCGACACCTCTTCGGCTGACAAATATGGAGTGAAGAAACCACAGCTCCTTCGAAGCTGGAAAGCAAGAAGCCGAAACGCTCTCCATTGTTTTGTTGTCCGTACCTGGAAGTTATGCATGAAGTTCCTGTTCGATCAATGTGAAGAGATTAATTTGAATTTCTTTCCCTCTTATAAAAGTATAATTTGA
- the LOC139193997 gene encoding nucleolar complex-associated protein 2-like isoform X2, producing MKGVCQFLFSQMILQLSISLRMRKSRASPLSKYVATLREIAQQRNASLSESSVLVGEHSSVFGSKGRESDETDDTRDNEGIAAFSLSWLPGKDSKAEPPKDVKKKKRKRKTECQDQVAMDEDIVQVLVLSSDEEDRSLSDTSSADKYGVKKPQLLRSWKARSRNALHCFVVRTWKLCMKFLFDQCEEINLNFFPSYKSII from the exons ATGAAAGGCGTATGTCAATTTCTTTTCTCCCAAATGATCCTGCAGCTGAGTATTTCCTTGAG GATGAGAAAAAGTCGGGCTAGTCCTCTGTCGAAGTACGTTGCAACTCTACGTGAAATAGCCCAACAAAGAAATGCTTCGTTGTCGGAATCCAG TGTTCTTGTGGGCGAGCATTCATCTGTCTTTGGAAGTAAAGGACGAGAAAGCGACGAAACAGATGACACCAGGGACAACGAAGGCATTGCTGCCTTTAGTTTGTCCTGGTTACCAGGAAAGGATTCCAA AGCTGAACCACccaaagatgtgaaaaagaagaaaaggaagcgAAAGACTGAGTGCCAGGACCAAGTAGCCATGGATGAAGATATTGTTCAGGTGTTGGTACTCAGTTCTGATGAAGAAGACAGGTCTTTAAGCGACACCTCTTCGGCTGACAAATATGGAGTGAAGAAACCACAGCTCCTTCGAAGCTGGAAAGCAAGAAGCCGAAACGCTCTCCATTGTTTTGTTGTCCGTACCTGGAAGTTATGCATGAAGTTCCTGTTCGATCAATGTGAAGAGATTAATTTGAATTTCTTTCCCTCTTATAAAAGTATAATTTGA
- the LOC103443838 gene encoding putative disease resistance RPP13-like protein 1, with the protein MALVGGALLSGSIQVLCEKIASGEFMAFFQARRLNYSLMDKLKMTLLTLHAVLNDAEEKHIVNLAVGMWLDELKHAVFKAEDLVDEIDTEALRHKVKDQTKQTQVCNFLSTSRNPFKYKGMNGRIEELFKRLERLAEQRNLLGLIEGIGSKVSQRTPTTSVVEEGFSPYGRDKDKEKLKTVLLLSDNESSSNFSVVPIVGMGGVGKTTLAQLLYNDEQVKEHFNVHAWVCVSEQYDALRVVKTLIEQITEKSCDISDMNSLEIRPREQARDISDMNSLGIRLREQVRREQMRDISDMNTLEIRLREQVRGNTFLFVLDDLWNESYDDWDRLRTLFTYGVKGSKVIVTTRSTRVASIMKNTIPIHDLEKLSDDDCWLLLAKHAFRNENSSAHPNLEEVGKKIARKCNGLPLASKTLGGLLGCNLDYKEWNYLLDSNLWDLPHSNSVLPSLRLSYHYLPSYLKRCFAYCSIFPKGYELEKENVILLWVAEGLIPQLESGNAMEEVGKRYFDELLSRSLFQRPRLDPPRFTMHDLINDLAMFVSGEFCFRLDLEHSQEASKRVRHFSYMRGKFDTSSKFQPLDGVKYLHTFFPVSLAPYDTSDDEVYVSNKVQDDFLPTQKYLRVISLSRYQNINHLPDSIGNHIHLRYIDLSYTTIKRLPDTVCTLYNLQTLLLLGCSSLVKLTADMRKLIHLRHLDIGGTCIKKMPVHMGRLKNLRTLTAFVLGKSTGSSIGELRELSHLGGKISILNLQNVVGAIDALLKDKKDLNEVELAWVPNVSDDSVKKRYVLERLQPSVNLVKLTIRCYGGTRFANWVGDSSFSNLQVMRLIDCDNCSSLPPVGQLPALKELYVEGMKSVVSVGVDLYGGNQTFQSLEKLEFSSMPEWEEWLPSPSGGEMPECPKLRGNLPTHLPSLKTLDVSECEVLHVNRASNTLNTESLRGSLEKLTVNKCPGLSLLLESTETLLSLQMLDIKYVDIKWLPQMVPNSNRLQSLTLGGCSSLLSFPTNGLPTTLTSLRIDDAEN; encoded by the coding sequence atggctTTGGTTGGAGGGGCTTTGCTCTCCGGGTCGATCCAGGTGCTGTGCGAAAAGATTGCTTCGGGAGAGTTCATGGCCTTCTTCCAGGCAAGAAGACTCAACTATTCACTCATGGACAAACTGAAGATGACATTGCTTACACTTCATGCAGTGCTCAACGACGCGGAGGAGAAGCATATTGTCAACCTTGCCGTCGGCATGTGGCTTGACGAGCTCAAACATGCTGTGTTCAAAGCCGAGGACTTGGTGGATGAGATTGATACTGAAGCTTTGCGTCACAAGGTGAAAGATCAGACTAAGCAAACCCAGGTGTGCAACTTCCTCTCTACCTCTCGTAATCCTTTTAAATATAAAGGCATGAACGGTAGAATAGAGGAGTTATTTAAGAGGTTAGAACGCCTTGCAGAACAGCGAAATCTCCTTGGTCTTATAGAAGGTATTGGGAGCAAGGTTTCACAAAGAACTCCCACAACTTCTGTAGTTGAGGAAGGATTCTCTCCCTATGGTAGGGATAAGgataaagaaaagttaaaaacagTACTGCTGCTATCTGACAATGAAAGTAGCAGTAATTTTTCTGTAGTCCCAATAGTCGGGATGGGCGGGGTCGGTAAGACAACCCTTGCTCAACTCCTGTACAATGATGAACAAGTTAAAGAGCATTTTAACGTTCATGCTTGGGTTTGTGTTTCTGAACAATACGATGCTTTGAGGGTGGTTAAGACCCTTATTGAGCAAATCACTGAGAAATCTTGTGATATCTCAGATATGAATTCCCTTGAAATTCGACCAAGGGAACAAGCAAGGGATATCTCAGATATGAATTCCCTTGGAATTAGACTAAGGGAACAAGTAAGGAGGGAACAAATGAGGGATATCTCAGATATGAATACCCTTGAAATTCGACTAAGGGAGCAAGTAAGGGGAAATACATTTTTATTTGTCCTGGATGACCTTTGGAATGAGAGCTATGATGACTGGGATCGTCTACGAACTCTTTTCACTTATGGGGTGAAGGGAAGCAAGGTCATTGTAACAACAAGGAGTACACGTGTAGCATCCATCATGAAAAATACTATTCCAATTCATGACTTGGAAAAATTGTCGGACGATGATTGCTGGTTGTTACTGGCAAAACATGCATTTAGAAATGAAAACTCCAGTGCACATCCAAACTTGGAAGAAGTTGGTAAGAAAATTGCACGCAAGTGCAACGGTTTGCCTTTAGCTTCAAAAACACTAGGGGGTCTCTTAGGTTGCAACCTAGACTACAAGGAATGGAATTACCTATTGGATAGCAATCTTTGGGATCTACCACACAGTAATAGTGTTCTTCCTTCTCTAAGATTGAGTTACCATTATCTTCCAAGTTACTTGAAACGATGCTTTGCTTATTGCTCAATTTTTCCAAAGGGCTATGAATTGGAAAAGGAAAATGTAATTCTACTATGGGTGGCAGAAGGTTTAATTCCACAATTAGAGAGTGGGAATGCAATGGAGGAGGTTGGTAAAAGATACTTTGACGAACTGTTATCTCGATCACTGTTTCAAAGACCAAGATTGGATCCACCAAGATTCACCATGCATGATCTCATCAATGACTTGGCTATGTTTGTGTCTGGAGAGTTTTGTTTTAGGCTGGATCTGGAACATTCACAGGAAGCTAGTAAAAGAGTTCGCCACTTCTCGTATATGAGAGGAAAATTTGATACATCTTCAAAATTTCAGCCATTAGATGGAGTGAAGTATTTGCACACATTCTTTCCGGTGTCTTTAGCACCATATGACACAAGTGATGACGAAGTATATGTAAGCAATAAGGTTCAAGATGATTTTCTGCCAACACAAAAATATTTACGGGTAATATCATTGTCAAGATATCAAAATATCAATCACTTACCTGATTCCATTGGTAATCACATACACTTGCGCTACATCGATCTCTCTTATACGACAATTAAAAGGTTACCAGATACAGTGTGTACCCTCTACAATTTACAAACTCTGTTGTTGTTAGGTTGTTCTTCTCTTGTTAAACTGACTGCAGACATGAGGAAATTAATTCATTTGCGTCATCTTGATATTGGCGGAACTTGCATAAAAAAAATGCCTGTGCATATGGGTAGATTAAAAAACCTGAGAACACTGACAGCTTTTGTGTTGGGGAAATCTACTGGGTCAAGCATTGGAGAATTGAGGGAGTTGTCTCACCTTGGAGGAAAAATTTCTATCTTGAATCTGCAAAATGTAGTCGGTGCTATTGATGCCTTGCTGAAGGATAAGAAAGATCTGAATGAGGTAGAGTTGGCATGGGTTCCTAATGTTTCCGATGATTCTGTAAAAAAGAGATATGTGCTCGAAAGACTACAACCTTCGGTAAATTTGGTGAAACTAACCATTAGGTGTTATGGTGGAACCAGATTCGCGAATTGGGTGGGAGACTCGTCCTTCTCCAACTTACAAGTGATGCGTCTCATTGATTGTGATAATTGCAGTTCATTGCCACCAGTTGGTCAGCTACCTGCTCTCAAAGAGTTGTATGTAGAAGGGATGAAATCCGTTGTGAGTGTTGGTGTTGATTTGTACGGGGGAAATCAAACATTTCAATCTTTAGAGAAGCTAGAGTTTTCAAGTATGCCAGAGTGGGAGGAATGGCTGCCTAGTCCAAGTGGAGGTGAAATGCCAGAGTGTCCGAAGCTGAGAGGAAACTTGCCCACTCATCTTCCTTCCTTGAAAACACTTGATGTGTCTGAGTGTGAGGTTCTTCATGTAAACAGGGCCAGTAATACCTTGAATACGGAATCCTTACGAGGATCTCTTGAAAAACTGACAGTAAATAAATGCCCCGGTCTCTCATTGTTGCTAGAGTCGACGGAGACGCTGCTGTCGCTTCAGATGCTTGATATTAAGTATGTTGATATTAAGTGGTTGCCGCAAATGGTGCCCAACAGCAATCGTCTTCAAAGTTTGACTTTAGGGGGATGTTCCTCACTCTTGTCGTTCCCTACAAATGGTCTGCCCACCACGCTGACGTCACTCCGTATAGATGATGCAGAAAATTAG